The Podospora bellae-mahoneyi strain CBS 112042 chromosome 7, whole genome shotgun sequence genome includes a window with the following:
- a CDS encoding hypothetical protein (EggNog:ENOG503P3UA; COG:S) — MCKHILNAQVSIRSPCCRKWFDCVDCHTESQTHPLLQSFEMVFACKKCKKCFRKDVKEFEEADEYCPHCDNHFVLDALTPKAAITVEADDVRVDARMLKDDRVAAKKERPTVFDPDADVDKLG; from the coding sequence TAAACATATCCTAAACGCCCAAGTCTCGATCCGCTCCCCCTGCTGCAGGAAATGGTTCGACTGCGTAGACTGCCATACCGaatcccaaacccaccccctcctccagtcCTTCGAGATGGTCTTCGCCTGCAAAAAGTGCAAAAAGTGCTTCCGCAAGGACGTCaaagagtttgaggaggcggacgAGTACTGCCCCCACTGCGACAATCACTTCGTCCTCGacgccctcacccccaagGCCGCCATCACCGTCGAGGCCGACGATGTCCGGGTCGACGCCAGGATGCTCAAGGATGACAGGGTAGCCGCCAAGAAAGAAAGGCCGACCGTGTTTGATCCCGATGCCGATGTTGACAAGTTGGGTTAA